Part of the Tamandua tetradactyla isolate mTamTet1 chromosome X, mTamTet1.pri, whole genome shotgun sequence genome, atctgtccatacactggataaaggaagcatcagtcacaaggttttcacaatcatacagctacactgtaaaaactatatagttatacaattgtgtTCAAGAACAAAGgccactggattacagttcaaaattttcaggtatttcctttgagCTATTCTACACTAAAAACTGTAAAGGGATATATGtgtaatgcaaaagaataagCTCCcaaataacctctcaactctatttgaagcctctcagtcactgaaactttattttgtttattttctcttcccccttttggtcaagaatgctttctcaatcccacaatgccaggtgcAGGCTCATTCCTAGGAGCCATGTCTTGTGTTTCCAGGAAGACTTACAcaactgggagtcatgtcccatgtagggggttaggcaagtgagctcacctgccaagttggcttagagagagaggccacatctgaccaaaaaaagaggtttcctggggttaactcttaggcataattatatgtaggcttagcttctcctctgcagaaataagttttataaggtcAAGCTCcgagattgagagctcagccctttaaattggtagtccccaatgattctgagactatcaggaattccccgggtggggaagtttaatatttatacattttcctCAGTCCCTTAAAGGGGCTttgaaaatactctttttttttttttttatcctctgcccaaattatctgtgatatattggggcatcacactaggTTGTCCAAACacgatctcactccctattcaagattccatataattgtgatgtttgaataaactaaccatataggttaaattagtctgctgaagaaaatataaattttgcaccaaataaatatctcttgctatggtctcaaacagaagttgaagttttagaacACAATCAATAtattttgccctgtattctgatttattctactcctaaccagatctgcttcattcatagctctcattgaagtttgatctctttttaagctttttaaagaGTTGCTGTATCAGGtcatgctgactttcatacctgCAGAACTCgagctctgagtttcaggtgttacATAGATACCCAATTCCAGGGAATGATCGGGTTATACAAAAAAGCTCACAtctcagtatttagaaataaccattacatcTCAgtatagatatgactgctgtaagagcttagaGTCTAGGAATCTTTAAAATAAGCCTTCCCCTTATAGCCTATTTTCTcagattcagttctcagagtttgcacattatatttAGTCCCTATTAGTGGGGCattatgtttgtcttttcatttctggcttatttcactgaacatccTATCCTCAagttccattcacctagttgtatgcctcacaaattcattccttcttgcagctgcttgatattccattgtatgtatacatcacagtttgcctttctgttcattagttgatgtacccttagccCATCTCGAACcactgcaaattgtgaatactgctgctgtaaacaccagtgtgcaaatatccattcatgtccttgCTAGTTTTCAAATTATTATACCTAATAattgggttgcaggatcatatggcaactctatatttagcttcctgtggaaacAACACTCTGCCCTCCAGTGGGGTTGCATCACTCTACTTctctatcaacagtgaataggttaGAGCACCTCtgtctctccatattttctccagcacttgtgtatttctgtttatattttataaatttattcaaacacaataaatccaacctaagtaagcaatcaatggttcccaggataatcacatagttacacatttaccaccacaatctgtatgaggacatttctatttcttctgcaaagaaagaggaagagaaaaaaaatgaagaataaaaaataaaataaaatgaaaaggagaaacaatgaCAACAATACTTcagttagttgtttcaactcctggaTCTTGATTGAAAATTTAATCTGTTCCTTTGAcctggccatatcttcatttttcctaatatgactcatgAATTATTGCTGGTGCCTAGGCATCTAATTTCCtggattagtttattctggaagtcattttccctcttttacccaaggttttcttgttggttggctttgttttctgtACATTCTTTGTCATtcggttcaacttattctagacctctagcatagcttctgtttaactaatcagaatttttcagctcttgattttctgtttcttgccctccgTATATGAAACTTCTATTTTTCGAAGGCGTCCTCAAACATGACctaccccaatcagattttcccagaccagacaggcccaggcCTCATGAGGAGgctgtaatcagtatcaagtttccctgacaGTAATACACAGCAGGTTAGCAGACTTTCATatggagcctctagactctgtgcttttcctatcctgcccagcatgtggcacttggcCTACAGCTCCCCACCATTGCAAATGATGGGGTGTCTTTAATTATCAGCATACTTTGATCCTGTCAGGGGagtgattgagacagaggctgaggtaaaAGGGCAATTTTAAGCTGTTTCTATTTTCCAgcacctggggtctgaattctttgaaggagggCCTCACTTGAAATGGACCCTGCCCTccttttcttagggaagatacatcctttagggaattatgtCCCCCACTTGActggttactttgtctctcagacctatcttaactctgtcCTTGCCTGTGTcctgctgacaattgaaaatgcctgaggctttctttaatgAGGTACTTATATTagtttcaaaatagaaaaaaaaacataaatctcTTTTCAGAGCTGTCCCCAGCTTCCAAGGTTCATAAGTCAAGAGCCGGAGATGGTACCCAGGTATATGTACCCCCGTTCTTGAAGCATAGCCGCTTTCCAGTGCTCTGATCTCAGCTGACTCCAAATGCctccatctttattctttttattttatttcattttatgtttttacatacatcagccccacctcctctctgccaaGAGAGACCTCACGGTTTCTTTcttgcttgctctgggtttaccTTCAGTTTGTGTCCACCTGTTCAAAGTTGTTATTTAAATCCACATTTGGAGCTTTGCTGAGCTGATTTCCCTTGCTCCCAGTACAGGCTGCTTAAATATAGGCCTTTTAGGAATTAATCACCTACACCTGACTGTTTACTTTGTCTCTGGAACGTACCATAATTCTTCCCTCGCTTGGGGTAGTGCTAAAGCCTGAGAATGCCCATAGCTCTACCTAACAGactgttaaaaagtaaaaacgaaacaagcaaacaaaaaaaatggagagaaaaaaaagtccttttcagagcaggctCAAGCatcctgggtttgccaatcaagagccagagccAATACTTGGCTCTACATACCTCTTTTTTTGGTGCCTAGCCCtcttccagtattctgagctcatcCAACTCAAAAgcctccatttttttccccttcagtctTGCATCCTGTCTGCCAGGAAGAAACTATTCCTTCTACTCTTGCTCCTGGTTTATCTgtcctgtgctagtttgaaatgatgtatgtaccctagaaaaaccatattttaatcctaatcccattttgtgaaggcagccactTCTAATTCCTATATAGCATTGGATGTTTgcaactgtaattaggtcatctccctggagatgtgatttaatcaatagtggttattcagctggattaggtagaggcatgtctccacccatttgggtgggtcttaattagtttgtgaagtcctataaaagaggaaacattttggagagtgagagattcagagagagcagagaatactgcagcaccatgaagcagagagtccactagccagcgctttggagataagaaagaaaaatgccttctggggagcttcatgaaacaggaagtgaggagagaaagctagtagatgacaccgtgcttgccacgtgcccttccagctgagagagaaaccgtgactgtgctcaccatgtgacttctcacctgaaagagagagaccctgaacttcatcagccttctcgaaccaaggtatctttccctggatgcctttgattggacttttctatagacttgttttaattgggacattttctcagccttagaactataaactagcaacttactaaattgcCCCTTTTAAGAGGCCAGTCTatccctggtatattgcagtccagcaactagcaaactagaacatgccctTTAGCCTCTATTCAGCAGTCcagatttgttcattaattccacaattggagcttggtggaGTTACCTTCCTTAATCCTAGTAGAGAAAGCTTCTGTTTCCCACTAAGtctccctgccatgccagtgggggaggggtgccagcctccacacCTTGGAAGATTTACAGTTCTGCGCTGTGATCTTGGccattccacctgttccagactggtgtatgatgtgtgtcctgTCATGGAAGCCCAAGCAGTTCTTCCAGACTAtttctggctgtttactagctgccctagaggaaaattaaattccacacctcgctacactgccatcttgccccactttCTTTGATATTTCAGTTTTAAACGTCAACACTGATGACAAATTAAACCGCTTGTGGATGATTTaagtaaatttcattttatcagaTATTTATCAAGCACCTATAATTGAGAAATGGTGCTAAGTACTTAGGATAGATTAAAGAAGACATTTGAATGTTTGAGTAACTCAAAAGCTTTCCTCTATGGGATGAGGGAGACAGACATAAACAAATAATGGCATTTAAGTTAAAATACGGTGTGATACCATAGACTATGAGAAAAGAAGGTAATGCTCACTAGAGATCACCTAGACATCCTTAACTGAAAGTAGAAACCATGTCTTCAATTCTCAAACCCCTGGGACTTCTCTTTTCTAATCCTCTACTCTGGTCAACtacaacttcacttttttttccttaatcagcTTCCAGATTTTAGGCCAATTTTGgcttttttcctaattaaaaatgttcaggttttattatgaaatatttcagaccTGTAGTAATACAGAATACCACATTCATGCAACCACCACCcaatttcatgttttaaaattgacttgAAGCTCAGTGTGTACTCCGCTCCAATATCTGAAATGTTTAAATCAACTAATGcaccattaaataaaatattacatcaccttctgtattagtttaagctgccagaatgcaatataccagaaatggatggcttttaaaaggggaatttaataagttacaagtttacagttataaggccataaatatgtcctaagatatccagagaaagataccttggctcaaggaaggatgatttgggaaggcatatgatggacatttgctggtccttgttcttggtttcattgcttccagcttctgatgacagtggtttcctctctacgCATCTGTGGACATTCACTTAGCTTCTGTGAGTCGAAACTCTGTGTTTCATGTCTTAGCTCAGCAGCTTAGCATGTGCTGGGGCTAGACATTTCTTCTCTTCatgttctggctatttctgtgagtccttgcttttaACAGCCAGGCTATTTTTGTctcgatctccaaatgtctacatcagcTCTGTACTCCAAGCAtcagcatctatgtcagctctgagctttctcaaaATGTTCCCCCTTCTAAAGttctccattaaactaatcaaaacccactctgAATGGATGGAACcccatttccatctaatcaaaataccacacccacaattgggcatgtcacctatctgtggagataatttcaTCAAAGGTTTTCACCCTAAAAcgttggattaggattaaaagaaaaagctgtccccacaagattggttcatgattaaaacatggcttttcagctcaaagaagttaaaatggtcattatgcagatatccctgaagattgaggagcatgatcaaatgagatggaggaggtgtaactgaaaaattaggaCTTAGCAAATGATTTATGACAAACGAATCTTATGTGGATGTTTCTTTTGAGTTTGTAGTGTATTGGAATAAccagaaagaaatatctgaaattgtataactgtatccagtagccttgatctctgacaatgagtgtataactatatagcttttatcgtgtgactgtgtgattttaaaattGTTGTGACAGACAgttcctttatccagtatatgggtagAGGAGTAATAAAATAGACATGCATAGGACAAAAAAAAcaggcagagattgaagttatGCTGCGACAAGTCAAGAAACTCCAGGAGATCCCAGAAGCTGGTGGAGGCATGGAAGTAGGCAATGGAGGAAGTATGGCCTTGCTGACATTTGATTTTGGACATGTGCCTTCCaaaattgtgagagaataaatttatggTGCTTTAAAAttacccagtttgtggtaattagtAATGACAGCCCTAGGAACTTAATAGGCTAACCCTCTCAAATTGAATTATCCTATTTCCACATGATATAACCACTATCCTAAATAGGGTATTTATCATTCTCCTACATGACTTCCTGCTCGTGTTACATATATATGCAGTGATCATATGCATTTCctgtaatacatatatatgtatccatTATCAATAGCGTGTTTTCAATGTGTTTAAGTTTCATATACCTGATATCATAATGTTTGTATCTTTTTGGAACTAGCTTTTCCCGTATTCATTTTTCCATTGCCACCACTCAAATCTTTGCCCCTCTGATTGGTCTTTTTCTGTGTCACAGGCCCCGGGGAATTTTGGTCTTTTCCCAGTCCAGCTCTTACTGTCCAGTTCAGTTTACCTGTAACAGTCTCATATTAGTGAATTAAGGTTGGCCCTTTCATAGGTTAAGCTCAACGTTTCCCCCCCACTGCTCTAAACCAGAGATCCTCAAACTTCAGTGTGCTTCAGAATCACCCAGAGAACTTGTAAAATCATGCTTGCTTGTGGTCTGTCTCCAGAATTTCTGACTCAATATATCTGCACTATGTATCTCTAACCTGTTCCTTGGTGATGCGTATTTTGCTGGTCTATAGCAACCCAGTGGCACCAGCTAGCCTCCATGCAAGCCGGGTCATCCATTAGATTCAATAACATGCAGTAGAGGCAAAaatctccatttctctctttacagaaatgtttataacttgatattttaatttgtttagggTTGCAATAAAAGAATTTATCCAGGCTTACCAAATGACTGAAAGTGATTCCTTTCACGATGGTAAAGGGGTcgaaaacaaaattgaaagacaGACAGATATGAGTCAGTGATACTTATCTAAAAAAAATTCTGCAGCTTATTCATTTCAAGTGaacttttattttaacatgaacAAATGCTGTCAAATATATCTGAAAAACACAAGAGTAAGTCAGATGTCAGCAAATATCCCTTTTTGGGTGATGAAATTTGGAACAAAACCAGGGTTGATAAAATTTCCGTAAGCTGCTGAAAACCAGAACATCACAAATCtatgaagaaaaaattcattgtttctttctccaTGCATGTCTTTCTATGCTTTCCAACTGCAGGATGAAATAAGAGAAAGTTAATCATTGTACATCCCTAACATGCACCAGTGGCTTCCTATATCGAAAAAAATAATCAATCCTATGTCTGTTGTCCCAACAGGAGAAACATTGCCTTTCCCTCTTTTAATCCAGAACCCTGGGTATAATGGTGCTCTAACATCATCCAATGGCTTCAACCACCTGATCACACCCACCTTGCCTCCCTCTTGCCAAATACCAAATTGATAACTTTTTTTCAGAGACCATTCTGGGGTTTAAATAGGTTTTTCCACCTCAAAAGCCTGTGTGCAAAGCCTGTGTGCTTTCTATAAACCATACTCTCTTCAGCTTCCAGATGCTTAGTTtccatatttgtaaaatgagaaagaaaataatgagagaatgaaaaggaaagatgaGACATATTAGAACTTAATTACCAATTCCATAATAAATAATCTCACAATgagtacttttcctttcttttggctGACATATGAAACACAAAAATTTACAACTGAATGAATAGTTAGGTATCAATCATTAAATATGCCCCTACTTGAAATTCTTAACTTTTTACAACGTTGTAAGTAATTACATCCTCAAAGGCACTGTCTCCTAGTTAGTAGCACAGACTATCCCTGCAGTCAAGGCATGAAGCCCAGTCACTTGAGCAGCTTCTTCTGGTGATTACTTTCTCTACAAATATTGGGCTTAGCTACCTGTACTGATCATTTTCTCACCAGAAATAGTCCTGTGGCTAAAGCTCAAGGATGCTGTAGCTgtgaatgaaatatatttcagaacATGCTGCCTTCCTTGTTATTTAATATACAAATGCATGAACAGTAAACtggtttttacaattaacattaaaatgtgtttagttagaaaaactttaaaaatatttagcagtTCAGTAATGATCAGGTGATACTAAAGGCGATACACACATACCTAGATTCTCTGGAGCTGCCCTCTCCTGGGTCCACATCCTTTTCAGGGCCTTCTGGTTCTTCagctttgtccttttctttctcctcctcacttTTAGCCTCTTGGTCATCTTCATCAGGATTTTCATGTTCATATTTACTTGCTTCTTTAGTGAAGAATAAGACAGCCTTTGGGACCAGAAGTTCACGGAAAAAGTATCCCAATTTAAAATCAGTAGCAGTGTCCATTACTCTACCCTCAGGAGACGCAGAAGGATAGAAGTAGTTAAAAAAGGAATAGCTTGGCACATTTCTACTCGTTGACACAACACTTTTGTTGTTCTCACAGTGACGTGGTTTGATAGCTTTCACGGAGacatttcccccttccttccaGTAAATCTCACACCCTGTGCTACTGACTATTTCTGGCCCACGGGAGAAGAAGAGATCAGAATCATCTGGATCTGATTGAATTTGGTATGTTTTGGTCAAAACCTCATTGAAAAAGAATTCATTTGCCTCAAAGACAAATTCTAGGGTGAAGCGCAATGGTTCTTcaattcctgaatattttattttcacatcttttaAGTGCTCCAGTATCAGTTCATCATTTTCTTGGATCAATTTACCAAGAAtagctacatttttaaaagctgttaaccaaaaatgaggtatgccttttgtttgtgcttttcctTCAGGCTCTCTTTCAATTTCCTCCCAAGCTCCTTCCTGAACACCTACTTGGCAGCAACATTCATCTTCAGTGGGCTCATATATTGCATTGATAATATAAGCTCTCTTATCAAACAGAGGTTGGTAGAGTGCAGCATACTTTTTCTCAAGATTATAAAGGTCTTTATAGAATTGGGCTTCCACTTGTGCATACTGGGCCTGAAGTTTTCTGAGAGCTTTGACCCTCTGCTGAACCATTTGAGGCAAGCGCTGAGTATGACCTGTATGTGAACTGGCTATGCCAACAGAGGCTCTAAGAGCATAGGAACCTTGCCTCCACTCGCCAGCATTGGTCCCCTTATAGGTATAGGTCCCTGGATCCTGAAACTCCACAATATCAGCCAATGCCTCACTCTTTAGGTCCTTGGATTCTGCTGTAGGTGCCTCAGCCTCCTGGAATACAGCCCGTTCTTCGGGTTCCTCAGGTTCTGACAGATTCTCCCCATCTTGAGCTTCAGCTCTGTCTCGCTCATTTCCTGACTCTTGAGGTGCAGGTCCCTCTGCAGGGTCCTCTATTTCCCTAAGGGTGCTCCTTAACACCAAGGGAGTTTGATAGTACCAGGCATGGATACGGCCATGATAATAGATACTGCGTAGAAGAGAACGCACCAGATCCCGGAACAGGGACCAAAGCCGTTCCAGAAGGAGGGCCCTTGTGACAACCTCGGTGTCCTCATTTACATCTTCCTCTTGGCTGTCACTGCCCTCCACTTCCTCCTCATTGTCATCTTGCTCCTCTTCATCTACCTCCTGGTCATTCTCCagatcctcctcctcttccttttccttctcctccttgttGTCTTCCTCCTggtattctatttcttcattattGTCCTCCGAGCCTTCATAATCCTCCTCTTGcgctcctcctctctcctcttcctcttcttcctcctcaccTCACCGTCCTCTTGctcttctcctcctccacctcaCCCTCCTCTTGctctcctcctctcttcctctcctctcacctctcttctcctcctcttcttctccttgctctcctcctcctcctcttcctcttcctcctcctccgcCTCACCCTCCTGCTGCTAGCGTGACGTCTCTATGCTTCTTGGATAATGAGAGGTCCTtctcctgcccaaactcttcttCCCAAATGGCTTCTGCGATCGCCTGGGAAGCCAGAAGGCCAGCGGCTCGCACGATTCCGGCTGCCCCTTCCCCAAACTGCACGCTACCCTTGCCAGCCCCAGGGTTTCCACCCACCCCGCCACCAGCTCCGTCATGGCAAACAGGATCCGGGTCTCGCTCTTCTGTGGCAGACATGGTAGGTGTGACTCACCAGTCAATCCCTCAACCCAGgcagcaattagacaggagagaGAACATGCTGGCCACTGAAGTGCGGCGTATGAGAAGAGGCCGTTCAGCATCAAGGCTTGACTCGAGGCAGGGGtgctggagtgggggtggggtgacagAGGAGACGAGCATAGAAAGGACAACGGTCTGCGAGTGTTCCTCGGAAGCCCCAAGATAGGAAAGACTGGCCTCCGGGAAGAGAAGAACCCACCAACGTTGCTCTGGAGATGGCGGTAGACCAGGTAGGAAGGATTCTGACGGGAGGGTGATAGGGGCGGGGTCAGGAAGAGTCAACAGTGGGCCCCACGTCTTCGTCACCTTCTCTCAGCTCATTTGCTGAGAAGTTAAGATTGACATTCCCTTAGTCCAATGAATGACCACGGTCCTGAGCTTAGGAGTTCCTGGTTTGCTTCCATTTACTTTGAGCCCACGCGATGTTTTAGGCCCACGCGAGTTTTGTCTCCATAATTTTACCGTTGTCAGCCAATCGAAAGTCTTCCTATATGGCAGCATCCTAGGGTATGGGAAATGTGATTTGCTTCCCGGTTTCCACCTGAATATGGCTTATGCTTGTGGAGAGTCGTACAGATTTATCTAGTGCATGTCTCGGTGTCTAAAAAAATCTTCCCCTGGGACAGAGAAAAGAACTTAgactttttaactttattaaagTTACCCAGTAGAGAGTATATATAGGTGAAATAGATGCAGTCAAAATGGAAGATTGAAGAAGTGTTAAATACAGGAGCTGAATGGGTGTTTAATAAATTCTGCCAACTTCTATTCACGCCTTCAATGAATTaacaaagaagaatttttttaaaggtgagTACAGGAAACATTAAAAGGACATGATTCCTAGGATGCTTTCCCAATCAGCTGtctaaaacttttgtgcattcaaCCATTTAGCCAAGATAACATAATTCTTACAATCAGGGagtcataaattattttttacttatctgagAAAAAGTTATGTaagtctgaaaataatttttgaaattaaaaagcacagaaaattacttaaaatatcatatttaagaaaaatgaaaatcatccttgtatcactccagaaaaatttcaaaggttttaattttgcaCCCAGCCCCACCTCAAGAAAGGAGCATGGTGTTCTTGCAAACCATTGGTTTAAAGTTTGAAGAGAGTGTAGAAAACCTCTAATCCAAACTCTTCATGGGGTTGACAAAATTACCAGAGAAGTCCAATCTAAGATGTACATTTCGTGTCAACACTCGTTCCTTGATATGGCCTTGGTCAATTATCATTTCTGGGTCTCAATCTGTCATGTAAGGGTAATTTATACCTTAGCTGCTTCACAAGTTTTCTCTAAGAATCCAATAAGATAATAGGTGTGAAAGCCCTTCTCATACTGTTTAGTGGTATACAGGTATAGAGTTTTAtcatttcaataataactttgccCCCATTCTTGAATTATTGAGCAGAAGTTATTGATTAGTATCTCAGGCCTTCATAGTGAACCCTCTAATTTggttttgaggaataaattttttttcagggaTGTAGGGTTTAAACATTTCTTTCCAGGCTGATTATGTTAGAGTGCATGCCCTGCATTTAGTAATGTTTAGAGATAGGGCAATGGGATTAAATGGGATTGTATTTCGGATATTAAACATTTGCTGAAGCAAGTTTTGCTACTTTGCCATTTGCGCTTCAAATTGCTTAATGCTTCTAAATtaaaaggttttcattttttatgttgCCAACATCTAGAAACATTTTCAATGTtgacctttcctttcttttccttctaaccTTACATACTAGTATCCAAAGAGAAGAcacattttattctatatgtttttcttgtttgaaGGTTGTATGAAATTGTATTTCCAACTCTTATTTTCAACCCCTTAAGCCACCTGGAGTAAATGCTTGTAC contains:
- the LOC143671862 gene encoding uncharacterized protein LOC143671862, with the protein product MSATEERDPDPVCHDGAGGGVGGNPGAGKGSVQFGEGAAGIVRAAGLLASQAIAEAIWEEEFGQEKDLSLSKKHRDEEEEEERGGAQEEDYEGSEDNNEEIEYQEEDNKEEKEKEEEEDLENDQEVDEEEQDDNEEEVEGSDSQEEDVNEDTEVVTRALLLERLWSLFRDLVRSLLRSIYYHGRIHAWYYQTPLVLRSTLREIEDPAEGPAPQESGNERDRAEAQDGENLSEPEEPEERAVFQEAEAPTAESKDLKSEALADIVEFQDPGTYTYKGTNAGEWRQGSYALRASVGIASSHTGHTQRLPQMVQQRVKALRKLQAQYAQVEAQFYKDLYNLEKKYAALYQPLFDKRAYIINAIYEPTEDECCCQVGVQEGAWEEIEREPEGKAQTKGIPHFWLTAFKNVAILGKLIQENDELILEHLKDVKIKYSGIEEPLRFTLEFVFEANEFFFNEVLTKTYQIQSDPDDSDLFFSRGPEIVSSTGCEIYWKEGGNVSVKAIKPRHCENNKSVVSTSRNVPSYSFFNYFYPSASPEGRVMDTATDFKLGYFFRELLVPKAVLFFTKEASKYEHENPDEDDQEAKSEEEKEKDKAEEPEGPEKDVDPGEGSSRESSWKA